GCCGACCGGCCCCGTCCCGCCCGGCTCCGGCCGGTCCGCGGGGCTGGGGTCGGCACGCGTGGCTTCGCCCGGCTCGCGGGGGCCCACCGGACCCCCGCGAGCCGGCCGCCGTTCCCCCTGCTCAGCCGCTCACCTCAGGCGCGAACTGGGCCTTGGACACCCCGACCGCCTCCGCCAGCGCCTCGGCCGTCGAACCGCCCTGCTCCTCCACCACACCCGCCCACAGGTCGATCGACCCGAGGTTGAACCGCTGCACCTCGGGCGAGTTGGCCATGGCCACCGGGTCGGCGTCCGCGGGCAGGTCGCCGCCGAGGAAGAGGGCCAGGCCCAGCAGCCCGCCGTCCCAGCCGGGGCCGACGTAGAGGGCGCCCACGCCGCCCGCCGCCATCTCCGGCGGGACGGTGTGCTCCAGCTCGACGGTCGTCCGCTCGCCCCGCGGCAGCAGCCGCACCTCGACGACGGAGAACTCGCCGCCGAAGGTGACCCGGAGCAGCTTCGGCGGCGCGCAGGTCAGGATGTCGCCGCCCGCGTTGCCCTCCAGCTGGAAGTCGCCGCCCTCCCGCAGGTCGCCGCTGACCGGCAGGAACCAGCGCCGCAGGCGGTCCGGGTCGGTCAGCGCGTCCCACACGTCCTCGGCCGCCGCGTCGTAGGTGCGGCGCAGCAGCACCCCCACGACCTCCCCGTTGTCCCTGCTCAGCTCGCGGCCGATGGACTTGAGGTGGTCGGCGAAGTCGATCACTGTTGGTCTCCCTTGAGTCGCCGCTCGCGCTTGCCGCGCGCGAGCTCGGTCGCCAGCGCGTCGAGGTGCCCGCTCCAGAACCGGCGGAACCGGTCGAGCCACTCGTCCACCTCGCGCAGCCCCCGGGCGTCCACCGCGTAGAGGCGGCGGTTGCCCTCCGCCCGGACCCGGGCGAAGCCGTGCTCGCGCAGCACGCGCAGGTGCTGGGAGACGGCGGGCTGCGAGATGCCGAACTCCTGCCGGACCACCTCCGTGACCGCGCCGGAGGACAGCTCGCCGTCGGCGAGCAGCTCCAAGATGCGGCGGCGGACGGGATCGCCGAGGACGTCGAACGCGTGCACGACCAGTATGTTTCAGCCTCAGCTTATATAAGTCAACACTTGGGACTCCAAAATTGTCGGTGGTAGGTGGCACCATCTTCGAACGGATGTTCGGTACGCGTTCGAAGGGAGCTGTGCGATGCGTGTTCGACTCGATCCCCGTCAGTGGCCCGGCCGTGTCATCCCAGAGACCGACGCCGAGATCGACACGGCGGTCGAGGCGCTCTGCCTCCGCGCGAACTGGCCCGACGGCAACAGGGCGGCCCTGCGCCGCGTCGTCGGGCCCTGGTTCGCCGAGGGGTGGTGCGTCGATGCCCTGCTGGCGGCGGTCGACCGCAGGCCGGACGGCAACAGCCAGGGCAGCCCGAGGAACCGCGACCAGGTAGCGCACGACTTCCTCCGTGCGCGGCTGAGGTCGTGGTGGCAGGGGGGCGCGCGCCGAGCGCGCCCCCCGGTGCCGGGCATGACGCTGGGGGCGTGGTGGCGCATCAACCGCCGCAACGCGCGCCTCACCCAGCCCCGGCCGGCGCGCCCCCTCAGCGCGGCGGGCACGCTGGCGCGGGAGCAGTCGCGCGAGCGCGTGCGGGCGAGGCTGAAGGACCCGGTCGAGCGGTCGAGGGAGCTGGCGAGGCGCAGGCAGGAGGTCCTGGACAGCCTGCTGGTGCCGGGGCAGAAGCCCCCGACCTTCGAGGACTCCCGCCGGTTGCTGGCGGACATCCAGGTCCCGACCCACCCGGTCTGCAGCAAGTGCGGCTGTCGGCAGGGAGTACTACCATCGGCGGCTTGAACAGCGGAAACGTCGGCGGCACCGCCGGGGTCGGCACCCGAGCCGCCTTCGTGGGCAGACACGATCGGGTGATCATCGGCGAGATGTGTACGTAAACGGGGGTCTGGATCATCGGTTAAGAGAATTCGGAGCCCCGAACCACCACCCCCGTCCGACGACCCCCGAGTCGCCCCTGACCCCGACCTGACCCCGGCCCCTCCAAGCCGCCACCCTCCGACCCCCACCTCTCCGACCCCTCGCCCCTCCTTCCCAGCCGCCCCTCCGACTCCCCGCCCCTTTGACTCCCCTCCGCCCACCGCCGCCCGCCTCGGCTCCCGGACCAAGCCACCCCGGGACCACACACCCGCGGCCCCTACACCCCAAGCCCGCACGAGCACCGGCCACAGGAGCACTGGCCAAGAAACCCCGCCGTCGACCCCCGGCCACGGCACCTCCGGCCGCCCGTCGACCCAGCCCTTCAGCCCTGCCCTTTGACCCCGCCGAGCAACCAGGCCAGCCGACCGCAGTGCCTGCCCACAGCGGCCCTCACCCGCGACAGGCACCC
This portion of the Saccharothrix syringae genome encodes:
- a CDS encoding SRPBCC domain-containing protein codes for the protein MIDFADHLKSIGRELSRDNGEVVGVLLRRTYDAAAEDVWDALTDPDRLRRWFLPVSGDLREGGDFQLEGNAGGDILTCAPPKLLRVTFGGEFSVVEVRLLPRGERTTVELEHTVPPEMAAGGVGALYVGPGWDGGLLGLALFLGGDLPADADPVAMANSPEVQRFNLGSIDLWAGVVEEQGGSTAEALAEAVGVSKAQFAPEVSG
- a CDS encoding ArsR/SmtB family transcription factor, encoding MHAFDVLGDPVRRRILELLADGELSSGAVTEVVRQEFGISQPAVSQHLRVLREHGFARVRAEGNRRLYAVDARGLREVDEWLDRFRRFWSGHLDALATELARGKRERRLKGDQQ